In Tachysurus fulvidraco isolate hzauxx_2018 chromosome 1, HZAU_PFXX_2.0, whole genome shotgun sequence, a single window of DNA contains:
- the LOC113657406 gene encoding mucin-17-like has product MFPEEYRQYFISATVMGKLTCINQCHPDHLTPKICMNKGTCEVSKQGPSCFCLQTDANWYLGEDCKYQVHKVGFYAGVAVVTVVLFIAIAMLSREEKERKEKRNKDNKEALVNQWIDDDFEWPSQKRTNTSLSVLNETYDNPAQSNENFSQSTTAQRTTSSTERYFPQFNLPENEISLPSLHNNYPVS; this is encoded by the exons ATGTTTCCTGAGGAGTACCGTCAGTATTTCATTTCTGCTACTGTGATGGGTAAACTAACATGTATCAACCAATGTCATCCTGATCATCTTACTCCAAAGATCTGCATGAACAAAGGTACCTGTGAGGTTTCCAAGCAAGGACCAAGCTGCTT CTGTCTTCAGACAGATGCAAATTGGTATCTTGGAGAAGATTGCAAGTACCAAGTTCACAAAGTGGGCTTCTATGCTGGAGTGGCAGTTGTCACAGTGGTTTTATTTATAGCTATAGCAATGCTTtcaagagaagagaaagagaggaaagagaagag GAATAAAGACAACAAGGAAGCTCTTGTGAATCAGTGGATAGATGATGATTTTGAGTGGCCCtcacaaaaaagaacaaacacatcTCTTTCAG TTCTTAATGAAACCTACGATAATCCTGCACAATCAAATGAGAACTTCAGCCAGAGTACCACAGCTCAGAGAACAACCTCTTCCACAGAACGATACTTCCCCCAATTCAACTTGCCTGAAAATGAAATCTCACTTCCTTCTCTCCACAACAATTACCCTGTAAGTTGA